The DNA sequence TCACTGGTCCTGTTTCGACTTTATTGGTGGGTCTCAAGACGCTTAAAGTTGTGAACTTGACTAATAATTTGTTTCAGGGTCCAATGCCGGTGTTTGCTGATGGGGTTGTGGTGGATAATATTAAGGATTCGAATAGTTTTTGCTTGCCGAGTCCGGGTGATTGTGATCCCAGGGTGGATGTTCTTCTTTCTGTTGCTGGGGTTATGGGGTATCCTCAAAGGTTTGCTGAGAGTTGGAAGGGAAATGATCCCTGTGGTGATTGGATTGGGATTACATGTAGCAATGGGAATATAACGGTTGTTAATTTTCAGAAGATGGGACTTAGTGGTGTGATATCGCCTGACTTTGCTAAACTTAAATCCTTGCAAAGGATAATGTTAGCTGATAACAATCTCACTGGTTCGATTCCGGAGGAGCTTGCTACTTTACCTGCGCTTACTCAATTGAATGTTGCGAATAATCAGCTTTATGGAAAGGTGCCAAGTTTTAGGAAAAATGTAGTTGTGAGTACAAGTGGTAACATTGATATAGGGAAGGATAAGAGTAGTTTATCCCCGCAGGGTCCGGTGTCTCCAATGGCTCCCAATGCCAAGGGAGAAAGTGGCGGGGGTCCAGGAAATGGTGGCAAAAAGTCTTCTTCCCGTGTGGGAGTAATTGTGTTTTCAGTGATTGGGGCTGTGTTTGTGGTTTCAATGATTGGTTTCTTGGTTTTCTGCTTGTTTAGGATGAAGCAAAAGAAGCTGAGCAGGGTCCAGAGCCCAAATGCCCTTGTTATTCATCCTAGGCATTCAGGATCCGATAATGAGAGTGTAAAGATAACCGTAGCTGGTTCAAGTGTCAACGTTGGTGCTGCCAGTGAAACGCGAACCATGCCTGGCAGTGAGGCAAGTGATATTCAAATGGTTGAAGCAGGAAATATGGTCATTTCCATACAAGTTCTGAAGAACGTCACCGACAATTTCAGTGAGAAGAATGTTCTGGGACAAGGAGGTTTTGGAACGGTTTATAGAGGTGAACTCCATGATGGTACAAGAATTGCGGTGAAAAGAATGGAGTGTGGGGCAATAGCTGGGAAGGGTGCGACAGAATTCAAGTCCGAAATTGCTGTTTTGACTAAGGTTCGCCACCGGCATCTTGTTGCCCTTCTTGGTTACTGCTTGGATGGGAATGAGAAGCTTCTTGTGTACGAGTACATGCCTCAGGGAACGTTGAGTAGCCATCTTTTTAATTGGCCAGAGGAAGGACTAGAACCACTGGAGTGGAATAGAAGATTGACAATTGCCTTGGATGTGGCAAGGGGTGTTGAGTACCTGCATAGCTTGGCCCATCAAAGCTTCATACATAGGGATTTAAAACCTTCAAACATTCTCCTTGGAGATGATATGAGGGCAAAGGTTGCAGATTTTGGTCTTGTCCGTCTTGCTCCAGAAGGAAAAGCCTCTATAGAAACAAGAATTGCAGGAACTTTTGGATATTTGGCGCCAGAGTATGCAGGTATCTGTTAGTTTTTTAACTTCCCTTCACTGCACTATGTCTTTTTGAGATAATGCcgtttttagttagtttttccAAATAAACAGTAGGaataataagataatatattttaagtcaATGGCTTAGTGTCCTAGATTCCCTGGGAAAAATATACCATAGTAAAATCTAGTTTGATTTGCATATTTATTGCCTGCTAGGATCCATGATACTTTAAAAGCAACTGGAGACAATCATTTCTTCTTAGGAAGCTAATAAGACAAATTTTTCTCTTATCTACTTTCTAACCAAATGTGCCAAGATTTGACTAATTTACTGATGAAGAGATAGGAGAAAGAGCTATTTTCTAACAACTTGGAACTGTTGCTTGGAAGTCAAGTAAAACCATTTATTACTATTTACAAACTCATCCTGTACTCGAAAGTCAAGACTCAAGAATGTAACCGCTGCATCCATTTTATTCATGTTTATTGCTTCTAATACATTAATTTGTTAGCTTGCTTTCAGAATGTTAATTTCCCCTTGGGATTTATCTTGTCTTGATGACATGGAGTATTTGGATTGACTTGATGTTTGTAACCTGATTTCTTTGCATGGTGGCATAAAAATTCTGAATGCTTGTGTTTAATCTTTGTTGGATGTTCATTGACTATTGGGCATACATC is a window from the Glycine max cultivar Williams 82 chromosome 2, Glycine_max_v4.0, whole genome shotgun sequence genome containing:
- the LOC100789646 gene encoding receptor protein kinase TMK1, giving the protein MKPLALLAIGVFTMMTLLASSQEDDDASVMLALKNSLNPPGWSDPDPCKWARVRCSDNKRVTRIQIGRLNLQGTLPTTLQKLTQLEHLELQYNNISGPLPSLNGLSSLRVFVASNNRFSAVPADFFSGMSQLQAVEIDNNPFEPWEIPQSLRNASGLQNFSANSANVRGTMPDFFSSDVFPGLTLLHLAMNSLEGTFPLSFSGSQIQSLWVNGQKSVNKLGGSVEVLQNMTFLTQVWLQSNAFTGPLPDLSALKSLRDLNLRDNRFTGPVSTLLVGLKTLKVVNLTNNLFQGPMPVFADGVVVDNIKDSNSFCLPSPGDCDPRVDVLLSVAGVMGYPQRFAESWKGNDPCGDWIGITCSNGNITVVNFQKMGLSGVISPDFAKLKSLQRIMLADNNLTGSIPEELATLPALTQLNVANNQLYGKVPSFRKNVVVSTSGNIDIGKDKSSLSPQGPVSPMAPNAKGESGGGPGNGGKKSSSRVGVIVFSVIGAVFVVSMIGFLVFCLFRMKQKKLSRVQSPNALVIHPRHSGSDNESVKITVAGSSVNVGAASETRTMPGSEASDIQMVEAGNMVISIQVLKNVTDNFSEKNVLGQGGFGTVYRGELHDGTRIAVKRMECGAIAGKGATEFKSEIAVLTKVRHRHLVALLGYCLDGNEKLLVYEYMPQGTLSSHLFNWPEEGLEPLEWNRRLTIALDVARGVEYLHSLAHQSFIHRDLKPSNILLGDDMRAKVADFGLVRLAPEGKASIETRIAGTFGYLAPEYAVTGRVTTKVDVFSFGVILMELMTGRKALDETQPEDSMHLVTWFRKMSINKDSFRKAIDSAMELNEETLASIHTVAELAGHCCAREPYQRPDMGHAVNVLSSLVELWKPSDQNSEDIYGIDLDMSLPQALKKWQAYEGRSQMESSSSSSLLPSLDNTQTSIPTRPYGFADSFTSADGR